The following proteins are encoded in a genomic region of Sneathiella marina:
- the prfB gene encoding peptide chain release factor 2 (programmed frameshift) — MRAEHQSTVDEIQQGMALLRRYLDWDKATRRLEELNSLVEDPTLWDNASKAQNLMRERTSLENALNAYNRIQQDLQDNIDLIEMAEEEEDEETVKDAELSLSNLQIEVNRRRLESMLSGEVDANDCYVEIHAGAGGTESQDWTQMLLRMYMRWADQHGCKVKILEESSGEEAGLKSVTIEISGANSYGWLKTESGVHRLVRISPFDSNARRHTSFSSVGVYPVIDDEIDIDIDEKDLRIDTYRASGAGGQHVNRTESAIRITHVPTNVVVQCQNDRSQHKNRAEAMKMLKSRLYELELQKREAEAQETRDGQTDIGWGHQIRSYVLHPYQMVKDLRTGVEKGNAQGVLDGDLDDYLAAALAQKIGGEDVQ; from the exons ATGCGGGCCGAACATCAATCTACCGTTGACGAAATCCAGCAGGGCATGGCCCTGCTGAGGAGGTATCTT GACTGGGATAAAGCAACCCGCCGATTGGAAGAACTGAACTCCCTCGTGGAAGACCCAACGCTATGGGATAACGCATCTAAAGCTCAAAACCTAATGCGGGAACGGACCAGCCTTGAAAATGCGTTGAATGCGTATAATCGAATCCAGCAAGACCTCCAGGATAATATCGACCTCATCGAAATGGCGGAGGAGGAAGAGGACGAAGAAACCGTCAAGGATGCTGAACTTTCCTTGTCGAACCTGCAAATCGAAGTAAATCGCAGGCGGTTAGAGAGCATGTTGTCAGGGGAGGTTGACGCAAATGATTGTTACGTTGAAATCCATGCAGGTGCCGGAGGGACAGAGTCGCAGGACTGGACCCAAATGCTTTTACGCATGTATATGCGGTGGGCGGATCAACATGGGTGCAAAGTAAAAATTCTAGAAGAAAGCAGCGGAGAAGAAGCTGGCTTGAAATCCGTAACCATTGAGATTTCAGGAGCAAATTCATATGGATGGCTCAAGACTGAATCAGGTGTACATCGCTTGGTCAGGATATCACCTTTCGATTCCAACGCGCGGCGACATACAAGTTTTTCATCTGTAGGGGTTTATCCTGTTATTGATGATGAAATTGACATCGATATTGATGAAAAAGATTTGCGAATTGATACATACCGGGCGTCAGGTGCAGGCGGTCAGCATGTCAATCGAACAGAATCTGCTATTCGTATTACCCATGTTCCAACGAACGTTGTCGTGCAATGTCAAAACGACCGATCACAACATAAGAACCGGGCCGAAGCCATGAAGATGCTAAAATCCAGGTTATATGAACTGGAATTGCAGAAACGGGAGGCGGAGGCCCAGGAAACTCGCGATGGGCAAACCGATATCGGTTGGGGGCATCAAATTCGCTCTTACGTGCTTCATCCTTATCAGATGGTGAAAGATCTTCGAACCGGTGTCGAAAAAGGTAATGCACAAGGTGTTCTGGATGGCGATCTGGATGACTATCTGGCGGCAGCTCTGGCACAAAAAATTGGCGGTGAAGACGTCCAATAA
- the grxD gene encoding Grx4 family monothiol glutaredoxin has translation MLDEVTKDRISQEVANGDVVLFMKGSAVFPQCGFSATAVQILSHLNIKFRGIDVLSDPAIREGIKEYSQWPTIPQLYVKGEFVGGCDIMREMFETGELQEIFTDKQVALASAGREVG, from the coding sequence ATGCTTGATGAAGTTACTAAAGATCGCATTAGCCAGGAAGTTGCTAATGGTGATGTCGTCCTCTTCATGAAGGGGTCTGCCGTTTTTCCACAATGCGGTTTTTCTGCTACTGCCGTTCAAATTTTGTCGCATTTGAATATTAAATTCAGAGGTATAGATGTTCTGAGTGACCCAGCCATTCGTGAAGGCATTAAAGAATACAGCCAATGGCCGACAATTCCGCAGCTATACGTTAAGGGTGAGTTTGTTGGCGGATGCGACATTATGAGAGAAATGTTCGAGACTGGTGAATTGCAAGAAATTTTCACTGACAAACAGGTTGCTTTGGCTTCAGCGGGGCGTGAAGTAGGATAA
- a CDS encoding BolA family protein — MAMDASEIERLIKQGIPDADVEITDLRGDGDHYAAMVVSASFEGLPRVRQHQMVYEALQGNMGEALHALALQTSAPKA, encoded by the coding sequence ATGGCAATGGATGCAAGTGAAATAGAACGTTTGATAAAACAAGGTATCCCCGATGCCGATGTTGAAATTACAGATCTACGCGGCGATGGTGATCACTACGCTGCGATGGTCGTTTCAGCCAGTTTTGAGGGCCTGCCAAGGGTTCGACAACATCAAATGGTTTATGAAGCTTTGCAGGGAAATATGGGCGAAGCTCTCCATGCCCTCGCGTTGCAGACATCTGCGCCAAAGGCATAA
- a CDS encoding alpha/beta hydrolase produces MSSKPVNLETLNDNRVGMEKLALALGGPVPHVHLVENFSVPCSSGPINVRCYKPNTDLPLPVLIYFHGGGYIRGSLDSHHDLCARLAAYGDFAVLSVDYRLAPENKFPAAIDDSIAVFKWVQSHGAEYGFMQDKIAVGGDSSGGCLAIVTAQEAKRQQLPLPVFQLLFYPTTTAYFDSRSHKLFSKGFFLSTERMENYRDLYLNSVAERDDYRASPLLNPDLANLPSALVITAGFDPLRDEAEEYAKALGNCEVPVGVIRYDGMVHGFVSLTAVLPAADKALRQAADALRHCFSA; encoded by the coding sequence TTGTCTTCAAAACCAGTCAATCTGGAAACCTTGAATGACAACAGGGTTGGCATGGAAAAGCTTGCATTGGCTCTAGGCGGACCAGTCCCACATGTTCATCTAGTTGAGAATTTTTCCGTTCCCTGTAGCTCCGGCCCGATAAATGTTCGTTGTTACAAACCAAACACTGATCTCCCCTTGCCTGTTCTTATTTACTTTCATGGCGGTGGGTATATTCGTGGATCCTTGGATAGCCATCACGATTTATGCGCAAGATTAGCGGCATACGGTGACTTTGCGGTTCTTTCTGTGGACTATCGGCTGGCCCCGGAAAATAAATTTCCGGCAGCGATTGATGATTCCATAGCAGTTTTTAAATGGGTGCAGTCTCACGGGGCTGAATATGGCTTTATGCAAGACAAAATCGCCGTTGGGGGCGACAGCTCAGGTGGATGCCTTGCTATTGTAACGGCACAGGAAGCAAAACGGCAACAACTGCCTTTACCAGTATTCCAGTTACTTTTTTATCCAACGACAACCGCATATTTTGATAGCCGAAGTCACAAACTATTCTCAAAAGGCTTTTTTTTAAGCACAGAGCGAATGGAGAATTATCGCGACTTATATCTGAACTCCGTGGCAGAGCGTGACGATTATCGAGCCTCTCCCCTGCTCAACCCGGATCTTGCGAACTTGCCGTCCGCCTTGGTGATCACAGCTGGCTTTGATCCGTTACGGGATGAAGCAGAAGAATATGCAAAAGCACTAGGCAACTGTGAAGTACCTGTTGGTGTTATCCGCTATGACGGGATGGTCCACGGGTTCGTGTCGCTTACTGCGGTCCTGCCGGCTGCAGACAAAGCTCTCCGGCAGGCAGCAGATGCATTACGGCATTGTTTTTCTGCTTAA
- a CDS encoding N-acetylmuramoyl-L-alanine amidase — MLYRFFRICFLAIPILTVLTPINSVQSKEVIDVFSTRLGIHKDKTRFVMELSKKPTFDVFLLPDPYRIVIDMPELNWQADDATARKKGVVENYRFGLYKHNTSRVVLDVKGPVRILNTVLLPPTSGKPYRFYIDIQKTDAAGFMAEVEKRRKKKNTTEVVVLTPPKLPKPVQQKYTIVIDAGHGGIDPGAIGKSGVYEKKLTLEVAKKLYRILNKNPIYTPIMTRSSDNFLSLRERVNVGREAGADLFISIHADSISRSDFRGATVYTLSETASDDEAAEIARRENKSDLIAGVDLEEQDDTVQGILVDLAQRETMNFSVKFAKTLIPEITKSGLKTSGRSHRFAGFRVLKAPDVPSVLVELGYLSNRQDEKILKSSKGQTRLATSIANAIDAYFKAQNP, encoded by the coding sequence ATGTTATATCGCTTTTTCCGAATTTGCTTTCTGGCAATACCCATATTGACAGTCCTTACACCAATAAACTCTGTGCAATCCAAGGAAGTTATTGACGTTTTTTCGACGCGTTTGGGGATACACAAAGATAAAACAAGATTTGTAATGGAGTTAAGTAAGAAGCCCACCTTTGACGTATTCTTGCTGCCGGATCCCTATCGAATTGTCATTGATATGCCCGAGCTAAACTGGCAGGCAGACGACGCTACCGCACGGAAAAAAGGTGTTGTTGAGAATTATCGGTTCGGTTTGTACAAGCATAATACCTCTCGGGTTGTGCTTGATGTCAAAGGTCCGGTTCGCATTTTGAATACGGTTCTTCTTCCTCCAACTTCCGGGAAACCCTATAGGTTTTATATTGATATTCAGAAAACCGACGCGGCCGGTTTTATGGCGGAAGTAGAAAAACGACGTAAGAAAAAGAATACAACCGAAGTGGTTGTTTTGACACCGCCAAAATTGCCGAAACCCGTGCAGCAAAAATATACAATCGTTATTGATGCCGGCCATGGCGGCATAGATCCTGGTGCAATCGGTAAAAGCGGCGTGTACGAAAAGAAATTAACATTGGAAGTCGCCAAAAAACTCTACAGAATTTTGAATAAAAATCCGATTTACACTCCAATAATGACGAGATCGTCCGATAATTTTCTAAGTTTGAGGGAGCGTGTTAATGTTGGAAGAGAAGCAGGAGCTGACCTGTTTATTTCGATTCATGCAGATTCCATCAGTCGGTCCGATTTTCGGGGGGCAACTGTCTATACTCTTTCAGAAACCGCATCGGATGATGAAGCGGCAGAAATAGCGCGAAGGGAGAATAAATCAGATTTGATTGCCGGTGTCGATCTGGAAGAGCAAGACGATACCGTTCAGGGGATACTGGTTGATCTTGCGCAGCGTGAAACCATGAATTTCTCGGTAAAATTTGCAAAAACACTGATTCCGGAGATAACAAAATCTGGATTGAAAACAAGTGGAAGATCGCACCGGTTTGCTGGATTTCGGGTATTAAAGGCACCGGATGTACCTTCAGTGCTTGTTGAACTAGGGTATTTATCAAATCGACAGGACGAAAAAATACTAAAATCTAGCAAGGGCCAAACTCGGCTTGCAACTTCAATCGCAAATGCCATTGACGCCTATTTTAAAGCCCAAAACCCATAA
- a CDS encoding penicillin-binding protein 1A, with protein MRRFFKFLSFTFALLLFFGVVGIGAVMYGFYHFGKGLPEFNQLAEYEPPVMTRVHAADGSLIAEYAHQRRLFVPIDTIPVFVKQAFLAAEDQNFYEHPGIDYQGITRAFVTNVKNLGKGRRLVGASTITQQVAKNMLLTNEVSYERKAKEAILALRLNKALSKDRILELYLNEIYLGHRAYGVAAAALYYFDKPLDKLTIAEAAYLGALPKAPNNYNPFRKYEKAMARRNWVIGRMLEERYISPEQAEEATNSPLLAQEGGDAEVIKAEWFVEQVRRELYNIYGETALYDGGLSVRTTMQTSMQKIGEKILKKGLRTYDRRHGWRGALGTMEVTDDWTTALAQFPRPKGLGVWQVVVVLAVNKASVEIGFVDGEKGIIPLENLKWAREQIDTDKKGPPIEKASDVLKVGDVIAADPDTSENAGENHYRLEQIPEVSGGLVAMDPHTGRVYAIVGGWSPEISEFNRAVQANRQTGSAFKPFVYAAALDNGFTPADKVMDGPFVLNQPNGERWKPSNYSKKFYGPSTLRLGIEKSRNLMTVRLARAIGMDPIVDYAARFGINEDLLPTLSMSLGAGETTLLKLTTAYAELVNGGKKITPTLIDRIQDRRGTTVYRHDDRPCENCNVEEWNDQEEPTLPDNREQILPATTAYQIVSMLEGVVSRGTGVRIREVGKPIGGKTGTTNNSQDAWFVGFSADLTVGVYVGFDNPKSLGKKESGPSVAVPIFRDFMMEALADQPATPFRVPEGIRLVRINAQTGALARRGDKVILEAFKTSTGNKRKRTVLDGSDSGFSSVSTGKSKKSIRSGTGGLY; from the coding sequence ATGAGACGTTTTTTCAAATTCTTGTCGTTTACGTTTGCGTTGTTACTATTCTTCGGAGTTGTTGGCATCGGAGCGGTAATGTATGGCTTTTATCATTTTGGTAAAGGGCTGCCGGAATTTAACCAATTGGCAGAGTATGAACCGCCGGTCATGACCCGGGTGCATGCGGCAGACGGTAGTCTGATTGCGGAATATGCTCATCAAAGACGTCTTTTCGTACCCATTGACACGATACCGGTTTTTGTCAAACAGGCGTTTCTAGCCGCTGAAGATCAAAATTTTTATGAGCATCCGGGAATTGATTATCAAGGCATAACAAGAGCTTTCGTTACAAATGTCAAGAATCTAGGAAAAGGTAGGCGGCTTGTAGGAGCATCAACCATTACCCAGCAGGTCGCGAAAAACATGCTGCTAACAAATGAAGTTTCCTACGAGCGAAAAGCGAAAGAGGCGATCTTAGCGTTACGACTAAACAAGGCCTTGTCAAAAGACAGAATTCTGGAGCTTTATCTCAATGAAATTTACCTGGGCCACCGCGCGTATGGTGTAGCCGCCGCCGCGCTTTATTATTTTGACAAGCCATTGGATAAATTGACCATCGCCGAAGCCGCTTATCTTGGAGCTCTGCCAAAGGCACCTAACAATTACAATCCATTCCGCAAATATGAAAAAGCCATGGCACGACGGAACTGGGTTATCGGCAGGATGCTGGAAGAGCGATACATCTCACCGGAGCAAGCGGAAGAAGCAACCAATTCACCGCTGTTGGCCCAAGAAGGCGGCGATGCAGAGGTCATCAAGGCAGAGTGGTTTGTTGAGCAGGTTCGCCGGGAACTCTATAACATTTATGGTGAAACCGCCCTGTATGATGGCGGGTTATCGGTTAGAACCACCATGCAAACGTCGATGCAGAAAATTGGCGAGAAAATTCTGAAAAAAGGTTTGCGCACCTATGATCGCCGCCACGGATGGCGGGGCGCGTTGGGGACAATGGAAGTCACCGATGACTGGACTACAGCTTTAGCCCAGTTTCCTCGGCCGAAGGGGCTTGGCGTTTGGCAGGTTGTTGTTGTATTGGCTGTGAACAAGGCCTCAGTAGAAATTGGTTTCGTTGACGGCGAAAAAGGAATTATTCCACTTGAAAACCTGAAATGGGCGCGAGAACAAATTGACACCGATAAAAAGGGTCCGCCAATCGAGAAGGCCTCCGACGTTCTTAAAGTAGGGGATGTAATCGCTGCAGATCCTGACACGAGTGAAAATGCCGGCGAAAATCATTATCGATTGGAACAAATACCTGAAGTATCCGGTGGACTTGTTGCTATGGATCCACATACCGGTCGGGTTTACGCGATTGTCGGCGGCTGGAGCCCTGAAATTTCGGAATTTAATCGTGCTGTCCAGGCCAACAGGCAAACGGGCTCTGCATTTAAACCTTTCGTCTATGCCGCGGCACTGGACAATGGTTTTACCCCAGCAGATAAAGTAATGGACGGACCGTTCGTACTCAACCAACCCAATGGAGAACGCTGGAAACCGTCTAACTATTCGAAGAAGTTTTATGGACCTAGCACACTCCGGTTAGGGATTGAAAAATCCAGAAACCTCATGACCGTAAGACTTGCCAGGGCCATCGGAATGGATCCAATTGTAGATTATGCAGCACGGTTTGGGATTAATGAAGACCTTCTGCCAACCCTCTCTATGTCATTAGGGGCGGGAGAAACGACACTTTTGAAACTGACAACAGCCTATGCGGAATTGGTGAATGGCGGTAAAAAAATAACACCGACACTGATTGACCGCATACAGGACCGCCGCGGTACAACTGTTTACCGACATGATGACCGTCCTTGTGAAAATTGTAATGTCGAAGAGTGGAACGATCAGGAAGAACCGACACTACCTGATAATCGCGAGCAAATACTGCCTGCAACAACAGCATATCAGATTGTCTCGATGCTTGAAGGTGTTGTCAGTCGCGGCACAGGCGTTCGCATTCGAGAAGTTGGAAAGCCGATTGGCGGGAAAACAGGCACCACAAATAATAGCCAGGATGCCTGGTTTGTCGGTTTTTCTGCAGACTTGACGGTGGGGGTTTATGTGGGATTCGATAATCCTAAAAGTTTGGGTAAAAAGGAAAGCGGGCCATCTGTCGCCGTACCGATTTTCAGGGATTTTATGATGGAGGCACTTGCTGACCAACCTGCAACACCGTTCCGTGTGCCTGAGGGGATTCGACTCGTTCGCATTAATGCCCAAACCGGCGCGTTGGCACGCCGCGGCGACAAAGTCATCCTGGAAGCCTTCAAGACATCCACAGGAAACAAGCGAAAGCGTACCGTTCTTGATGGTTCAGACAGTGGATTTTCCTCCGTATCCACAGGGAAATCGAAAAAGTCTATTCGTTCAGGCACAGGTGGCCTTTACTGA
- a CDS encoding Rne/Rng family ribonuclease produces the protein MATRMLVDASHEEETRVVIVKGTRLEEFDYETASRKQLKGNIYLAKVTRVEPSLQAAFVEYGGNRHGFLPFSEIHPDYYQVPVSDREVLLEQEVAAEKEAHAQEEAEDDAKSIDDDNLDTAEVVLAAEAMADAEVVESDDEEGIVDDVDDTIGGLETVGEDGEENFVENLGGEDDVEPRRKAPSRRHYKIQEVIKRRQILLIQVVKEERGNKGAALTTYISLPGRYSVLMPNTGRGGGISRKIANPADRKRLKKIANELDVPEGVGVIIRTAGMSRTKVEIKRDYEFLMRVWDDIRELTLKSMAPYCVYEEANLIKRSIRDLYTKEISEILIEGDDGYKLAKEFMRKLMPSHAKKVQPYKDKIPLFHRFQVEQQFASMYNPEVQLKSGGYIVINPTEALVSIDVNSGKATKERNVEDTATKTNLEAAEEIARQLRLRDLAGLIVIDFIDMDDNRNNKAVERRMKDCLKSDRARIQVGRISPFGLMEMSRQRLRPSFLETSTNICHTCGGSGFVRSIESTALLIIRTLEEEGVRERSAKITITVHTDVAIYLLNQKRSVIQELENIYGMTILILADPTTNLNDHEILREKGKPGDLTPVVREAVSTEISGLDDETADTSESAEEEQESNSSKRRRRRRRRKPREDNATQTNEDQAEDTASSNDASGASETSADDDEGNEPKRRRRGRRGGRRRSRSNASEENSLDENAGSSESSDSNENVQPSSESDAVVIPITTAESSTAVDAKEENVAEEPKKRTRRTRKKQTDTASGDANTAESAEQAGDLDVPSPSEGSEEKQVRPRRRRATQKKTEDTVQVAEKVDTVVKAADAVEAPTEKKAEPEAPPVVEAVIDEKPKAKRSGWWRRGS, from the coding sequence ATGGCTACGCGTATGTTAGTCGACGCGTCTCATGAAGAAGAGACTCGTGTCGTCATTGTTAAAGGTACCCGTCTCGAAGAATTTGATTACGAGACGGCATCACGAAAACAGCTTAAAGGGAATATTTATCTCGCAAAAGTGACTCGGGTAGAGCCGTCGTTACAAGCAGCGTTTGTTGAGTATGGCGGTAATCGCCATGGATTCCTTCCCTTTAGTGAAATCCATCCGGATTATTATCAGGTTCCCGTGTCAGATCGCGAAGTTCTTCTGGAGCAAGAGGTAGCGGCTGAAAAAGAAGCACATGCTCAAGAAGAAGCCGAAGATGATGCCAAATCTATCGATGATGATAATTTGGATACTGCTGAAGTCGTACTTGCTGCTGAAGCCATGGCTGATGCTGAAGTTGTCGAATCTGATGACGAAGAAGGTATCGTTGATGATGTCGACGATACAATCGGCGGCCTTGAAACTGTTGGTGAAGACGGCGAAGAAAACTTTGTTGAAAATCTTGGCGGAGAAGATGACGTCGAGCCTCGGCGCAAGGCCCCTTCCCGCCGGCATTACAAAATTCAGGAAGTTATCAAACGCCGTCAAATACTGCTTATTCAAGTTGTCAAAGAGGAACGAGGAAATAAGGGCGCAGCCTTAACAACTTATATTTCTCTCCCTGGGCGATACAGTGTTCTTATGCCTAATACAGGCCGTGGTGGCGGAATTAGCCGAAAAATAGCTAATCCAGCAGATCGCAAGAGACTCAAGAAAATTGCAAATGAACTTGATGTTCCAGAAGGCGTCGGCGTCATCATTCGTACCGCTGGTATGAGTCGAACGAAAGTAGAAATCAAGCGTGATTATGAATTTTTGATGCGTGTTTGGGACGATATTCGCGAGCTCACGTTAAAGTCGATGGCACCCTATTGCGTTTACGAAGAAGCCAATCTGATTAAACGCAGTATTCGCGATCTATATACAAAAGAAATCAGCGAAATACTCATTGAAGGTGATGACGGTTATAAGCTTGCGAAAGAGTTCATGCGCAAGCTAATGCCCAGCCATGCCAAGAAAGTTCAGCCTTATAAGGACAAAATACCGCTTTTTCATCGCTTCCAGGTAGAGCAGCAATTTGCATCTATGTATAATCCTGAAGTTCAACTGAAGTCTGGTGGATATATTGTCATAAATCCAACGGAAGCGTTGGTCTCCATCGATGTAAACTCCGGTAAGGCGACGAAAGAACGCAATGTCGAAGACACTGCAACCAAAACCAATCTGGAAGCAGCAGAAGAAATTGCCCGGCAACTAAGATTGCGTGATCTGGCCGGTTTGATTGTCATTGATTTCATCGATATGGATGACAATCGGAATAATAAGGCCGTTGAACGCCGTATGAAAGATTGCCTTAAATCTGATCGTGCCCGTATTCAGGTTGGCCGTATTAGTCCATTTGGACTGATGGAAATGTCGCGCCAGCGTCTACGCCCGAGCTTTCTGGAAACCAGTACAAATATTTGCCATACTTGCGGCGGATCTGGCTTCGTACGATCGATTGAATCTACAGCACTCCTTATTATTCGAACACTTGAAGAAGAAGGTGTTCGTGAAAGAAGCGCTAAAATCACGATTACTGTTCACACTGATGTCGCGATTTATCTTCTCAATCAAAAGCGTTCTGTCATTCAGGAATTGGAAAATATTTATGGAATGACAATCCTGATCCTTGCCGACCCGACAACTAATCTAAATGATCATGAGATCCTTCGTGAAAAAGGAAAACCCGGTGATTTGACGCCTGTTGTTCGGGAAGCTGTCAGCACTGAGATTTCCGGATTAGATGATGAAACTGCCGATACCTCGGAATCGGCTGAGGAAGAGCAGGAAAGTAACTCATCCAAACGGCGGCGGCGGCGGCGGCGCAGGAAGCCTCGTGAAGACAATGCTACCCAGACAAACGAAGACCAGGCAGAAGATACTGCGTCCAGTAACGATGCTTCCGGCGCCTCGGAAACATCTGCAGATGATGACGAAGGCAATGAGCCGAAACGCCGTCGCAGAGGTCGTAGAGGAGGTCGCCGTAGATCTCGGTCAAATGCAAGTGAAGAGAACTCCTTAGATGAAAATGCGGGTTCTTCGGAATCTTCAGATTCGAATGAGAATGTTCAGCCATCTTCTGAAAGTGACGCGGTTGTCATCCCCATTACAACCGCCGAGAGCTCGACGGCAGTCGATGCGAAAGAAGAGAATGTTGCGGAAGAGCCTAAAAAACGCACACGCCGGACCCGAAAGAAACAAACAGATACTGCTAGTGGTGATGCAAATACAGCTGAATCTGCAGAGCAAGCTGGGGACCTGGACGTTCCTTCACCCTCGGAAGGCTCTGAAGAAAAACAGGTGCGCCCCAGAAGGCGTAGAGCAACCCAAAAGAAAACTGAAGATACTGTTCAAGTCGCTGAAAAGGTTGATACTGTAGTTAAAGCGGCAGATGCGGTCGAAGCTCCCACAGAAAAGAAAGCTGAACCCGAGGCACCGCCTGTTGTTGAAGCTGTCATTGATGAAAAGCCAAAAGCTAAGCGTAGTGGTTGGTGGCGACGCGGTAGCTAG